Within the Arthrobacter sp. V1I7 genome, the region CCTCACCGGGCACCGTCCGTTCTCCGGTGAATCGCAGATCGCCATCGCCCTCGCGCAGGTCAACGACGCACCTCCGCCGCTGCCGGAGACACTTTCCAAGCCGGTCCGGGCGCTGCTGATGTCGATGCTCGCCAAGGACCCGAAGAACCGGCCGGCCGACGCCATCAAGCTGTCCGAGGCCGCCGAAGCCATCCGCAACGGCGACATCGCCGCGGCCCACGCGGCAGTCCCGGGCATGCTCCTGTTCGAGGCAGCCACGGGACCCATCACGGCGCCCGTGGGCATCCCGACGGCGGCGACGAACGTCATCGGCGCCAGCGCCGCTGAGGACCGGACGACGTCGGCGACTTCAGCGCTGCCGGTGGTCGGCGCGGCAGGGGCGGGAGCCGCCGCCGGTCTGGCGGCCGGCGCCGCCGCCGCCAGCGCCTACGGTGCCCGCAACACCCTTTCCCGTGCCGACGCCCTCGCGGCCGAACGGCAGTGGGTCCAGGAGGACGACGACTATGACGAGCCCGGCGATGAGCCGGCCCGCCGCGGCCGGAGCCCGTGGACCTGGCCGCTGATTGCGCTGATCCTGCTGGTCCTCTTTGCCCTGGTAGGCGTGATCCTCACCCAGGCCGGCATCCTGTTCCCGACGCAGGCGCCCTCAAGCAGCAACGCCGTGGCAACGAGCTCAAGTCCCACCCGCTCGACCCCCACGACCTCGCCCACTTCGCAGAGCCCGAGCCCCACCACCAGCTCCGCGACGCCCACCGAGTCCACGCCGGCGGCCATCAACCTGATCCCGGACGCCTACCGTGGCCGGCAATACAACGAGGTGCGCAACGAACTCAACGGCCGGGGACTGCAGGTCACCGGCGTCGAGGTCTTCAACGCCGCAGCCCCCGGAACGGTCATCGACATCGATCCCTCCGGTCCGGTCGAACGCGGCTCCACCATCACCGTGAGCTACTCCAAGGGCCCGCAAATGGTCTCGGTGCCCGCTATCCCCTCGGGCGCTTCGGAAGCAGAAGTACAGCAGGCCATCGAGGGAGCCGGACTCCGCTGGGTCAAGGGCGCGGACGTCAGACCGAGCAACAGGAATGAGGATCCGGGCACGTTTGTCAGCTCGGAGCCTGCCCAAGGCCAGAGGGTGGAAGCCGGCTCCGTCGTGACCTATCACCTCGCGGCGGAAGAGGCTCCCACCTCGTCGCCAACCCGTTCGACGCGACCGTAGGACACCGTGTCTACTTCACCCCGCACCCCGTCACACAGGGAGGACCGCGGCCCCGTGAACACGCAGCGCGTCCTTAGCGGGCGCTACGAGCTGGGTGAACTGATCGGGCGCGGAGGCATGGCCGACGTGTTCCGCGGCACGGACACCAGGCTGGGCCGCACCGTCGCCGTCAAGCTGCTGCGCCCGGACCTGGCCAGGGATCCCCAATTCCAGGCCAGGTTCAAGCGCGAGGCGCAGGCCGTGGCCGCACTGAACCACCCTTCGATCGTCGCCGTGTACGACACCGGGGACCATGCGGTGCCTGGTGATCATGACGACAGCGTGCGGGTGCCGTATATCGTCATGGAGCTCGTGTCGGGAAAGACCATCCGGGACCTGGTCAGGGCCAAGGAAGTCAGCATCGACCAGGCCATCGACTTCACCCTGGGCGTCCTTTCGGCCCTCGATTACAGTCACAAGGCCGGAATCGTGCACCGGGACATCAAGCCGGCGAATGTGATGTTCTGCCCCGATTCCAACGGCATCAAAGTCATGGACTTCGGCATCGCCCGGGCCATGGCGGACTCGTCCGCAACCATGACGCAGACCCAGGCGGTGGTGGGCACGGCTCAGTACCTTTCGCCGGAGCAGGCCCGCGGCGAAACCGTCGATGCCCGCAGCGACCTGTACTCCGCCGGCTGCCTGCTGTACGAGATGCTGACCGGGCGGCCGCCCTTCGTGGGCGACAGCCCCGTTTCCGTTGCCTACCAGCACGTCCGCGAGATCCCGGAACTGGCCAGCAGCTTGAACCCGGAAATTTCCGATGCCCTGGACAGCGTGCTGATGAAGGCTCTTCAGAAGAACCGGGCGGACCGTTTCCAGGATGCCGCCGCGTTCCGCCGAGCCCTCCGGGCCGCGCGCAACGGGGTGGGAGTGGCCCCGCTCGCGGCCAGCGAAGCTCCGACCGATCCGAACGACACGGTACCTACTCCCGAGAGCACACCGACGGCGGTCTTCCCGATGACGGGCGCCAGATTCCTCGATGATGTGCCCGGCGGCAGGCTGCGCCCCGGCCAGGGCATCCCCGGTCAGCAGGACGCCCTGACAGGCCAGGCCGCCGACTCGTACGGCCCCTCCGACACGGACAGCCTTCCGCTGGTACTGCCGGTCGAACGCGCACGCGAACACAGCATCCGGCAGAAGTCCCGTCGTCGAACCTGGATCGCCACCCTGATGGTCCTCGCCGTACTGGTGCTGTCGGGCGGCGGGCTGTGGCTCTTCAACGTGATAAACCAGGCACCGCCCCCCGTGGTCAAGGTCGACGTGCCCTCCGTGGCGTCACTCACGGAGTCCGAGGCGCTGCAGAAGCTCTATGACGCGGGCCTCAAACCCCGGATCAGCCGGACCCAGCATGACACCGTTGCCAAGGGCACCGCCATCGGTACGGTACCGGCTGCGGGTACGTCCCTGGAACCCAATGCAGAGATCACCCTCAACATCTCCGATGGCCCGAGCGTCGTGGCCATCCCCGCGGACCTGCCCGGCCGTACCGAGGCGGCCGCCCGGGATGTCCTGCGGCAGAAGGGACTGGTCGGTGCGCCGACCACCATTATGAACAACAGTCCGACCGTACCCGGCGGCCTCGTCATCACCACAAAGCCCGCTCCCGGCCAGCCGGTGGCGGTGGGTAGCACCGTCGAACTAGTTGTATCCACCGGCAAGGTCGCCGTTCCACAGCTCATCGGGCTGCCGCTGGCCGAAGCTGACGGCGCCGCGAAAGCCCTCGGGCTGACGCTCAGCGTGACGGAAGTTGAGAACTCGCAGGTCGAACCGGGAAAGATCACAGCACAGAGTGACGCGCCGGAGGCGTTGGTCGAACAGGGCAAAGTCATCGCTGTCACTGTAGCCAAGGCTCCACCGCCCCCGGCACCTTCACCGACCCCCACGCCGACCGCCACGAAGGATTCCAAGTAGGGCGAACGGGCCGCTTTGGGAGCAGTCTCCCCGGAGCGCTGCACGGCCGGGCGGGTTCGGCCGTCCCGTGATCAGCGATGCATCAGTGCTTGATAAGCGGGCTCAGCGCCGCCGCGCGCTGGGCCGCGCCTGCCATGCCCAGTGACTCCAGCCAGTTGCCCAGCATCTGGTAGCCACCTTCGGTGAGCACCGACTCCGGATGGAACTGCACACCGCACAATGGGGCGTCACGATGTTGCAGCCCCATGACGACGCCGGTGCCGGTCTCCGCGGTGATCTCCAGAACCGCCGGGATGCTCTCACGAACGGCTGCCAGCGAGTGGTAGCGGGTCGCGGTGAACGGGGAAGGGACCCCGGCAAACACGCTGGACCCGTGATGTTCTACGAGCGAGGTCTTGCCGTGCATCAGTTCGGGCGCGTGCGTTACCGTTCCGCCGTAGGCCTCGGCCAGCGCCTGGTGGCCCAGGCACACGCCCAGCATGGGCTTGCTGCGGCCGCCGCACCACTTGATCAGCTCAATGCACACCCCGGCATCCGCAGGGGCTCCCGGCCCGGGAGAGACGAGGACGCCGTCGCGCGTTTCCGCCATCTCAATGGCCTCTGCGAGGGTGACGTCGTCATTGCGGACGACTGTCGTCTCCGCGCCGAGCTCCTGGAGGTACCCCACCAGGGTGTAGACAAAGCTGTCGTAGTTGTCGACGACGAGGATCTTCGTTGTGCTCATGGGTGACTTGCCGAACCAATCGTTGAATCAGTGAACTGGGTGAATTGTGCCATCCAGGGAAAAAGGAACTGAACCATCAATACCAGCCCGCCGGCGACCAGCACCAGCGCGGCGGCAATCCGGAGCCACAGGGGACCGGGAAGATGGCGGAAAATCCAAGCGTACATAAGCTCAGCCTTCCCGCATGGTGCGCTGGACCTGGGCTGCGATATCCGCCGGCGGCCCCGCCGAGCCCGGGTGCCACTGCTCCAGCCGGGCGTAGGCCACGAAGCGTTCCTGGGAGCCGAAGCGTGGATTGCAGCTGGTCATGGTGAGGTAGCCTTCCGTGGGCGTGGCCGCCGGCTGCGCCGGCACGGGCAACAACACGTCCGTGCGGTCGGGCAGGACGATCTCGCTGTTGCGGAACACATAGGCGTAGAAACCGTCCCGGGTCTGGACATAGATCCTGTCGCCGGGAACCAGGGCATCGATGTTGTCCAGCACCGCGCCATGGGTCTGCCGGTGTCCCGCAACCGCGAAATTTCCGGCAGCGCCGGGCATGGAGGTCCCTGCATAGTGCCCGATCCCCAGGGTGTCCAGCACTGCCGGATCCGTCCCCTGCACGATCGGCCGACTGTAGTCGGCGCCGAACCTCGGGACATACAGAATCCCGATCGTCGCACCGACGGCCGGTTCGCTCGAGGTGATGGCGGGCCCGTAGCCCGCCGCGGCGTCGGACGGCACCGCGGGGCTACCCTGCACACCCGGACCGTCCCCCTGGACCGGGGAGGCGTTGACCTGCCGGGCAAAGTCCTCTACGACCTCTCGCTGCGTCGCCGCGGACTCAACGTTGGTCCACCACAGCTGCCACCCTATGAAAAGAACGAGGACAACTCCCGCGGTGATGAGCAGCTCTCCCAGAAGCCTGATGCCGGTTGAGATACGCCCCCCGGCGCCGCGGGCGCGGCCGTCAGCGGCTCTGTCCTGCAGCTGCAGCACCGTGGCTTCCCCTCCCGAATGGTCGCGGCGGACGCGGACGCGGTGTGAAGTACAGCTAGAATTGGCTGCGACTAAGATTTTCAAACCTGACCAAGAGCGCGTAGACCGGTGGCATTTTCCTTCTTGCAGGATATCAAGCCGAGGTGCCGCTCCTGGTCCAGCCCGCCAAGGAGGACCCGTGCCCGAGTCGAAGCCGCGAAAAAGGATCGCCCGCGAGTCGCAGCAGTCTTCTGTCGATCGGAACAAGCCCAACGCTGTCTGGTTCAAGCCCGTCATGTTCGGCCTGATGATCATCGGGCTGCTCTGGATCATCACCTTCTACATCAGCGAAGCCGCCTTCCCGGTCGGCGCGTGGGGTTCCTGGAACATCGTGGCGGGCTTCGGCATCGCCATTGTGGGGTTCCTGATGACCACCCGCTGGCGCTCCTGATCCGGAACGGCCACGCCACAACCGCCTGAGGGCCGGTACACCCTGGGGTGTGCCGGTCCTTTCTGTTATCAGCCGCTCCAGCTGATGCACGGAGAGCGTCGGCTACTTAGCCGCCACCGGAGCGCGGGTGGCAGATAATGCTGGTAGCAGCCAGCCCCCAGAGAGGACCTCAGATGACCCCCGGTGCCACGAGTACGATCATGGGCGACGACGGACTCGCCCGTCCGCCCTGGGCGTCAGTCGACCCGATGCTGCGCGAGTACTATGACACGGAGTGGGGCCTGCCGGTCCGCGATGAGCAGGGCCTCTACGAGCGGATCAGCCTGGAGGCCTTCCAGGCGGGGCTGTCCTGGGCCACTATCCTCCGGAAGCGTCCGGCCTTCCGCGCCGCTTTCCGGAACTTCGACCCCGATGCTGTCGCCGCGTTCGGACCGGCGGACGTGGAACGCCTGATGTTGGACGCCGGCATCGTGCGGAACCGGCTGAAGATCCAAGCCGCGATCACCCACGCCCGGGCCACAATCGCCCTCCGGGACGACGGCGGCCTCGTCGATTTCGTCTGGCAGTTCCAGCCCGATTCGACGCCCTCGCCAACCTCGCACGAGCAGATCCCCACCACGTCCCTGGAGTCCATTGCACTATCCAAGGCGTTGCGGAAGAGGGGCTTCGCCTTCGTGGGACCCACCACCATGTATGCCCTGATGGAAGCCATTGGCATGGTGGACACCCATCTGGTCGACAGCCATCGGCGCGGCAGCTCCGGCGTCTGGCCGTCCTGAGGATTGTGCACAACTGCCACCAGGTTATCCACATTGTTGATAACTCGGCGTTGAACCCGGCCGAAATAGGTCATGATCCGCGGCCCGGCACCGTCCCACTACCCGCCAGCCCGGCCATTCGCAAGGAAACAGCAAACGAACAGGTTATTAACACTGTGGATTGCTTGTGGATAACTCCCCAGCGCGATGCCCTTTCGTCGGGACCCCGGCCGACATCCGTGAACCAAGGCTCGTTGTGGGCGAAAATCCGCGGAAGCTGCCTCTCCCGAGACGTTATCCACTTACCAACAATCGTGTACCCACAACTTATCCACAGTTGGGGATAAACCTGGGGGCTGCGAAGCCGAAGCTCGATCTGAAGGCCCGACCGGGTATCTCGGGGCCGCGAGGAGTCCCGCCCGCGGTTATTAACAGTGTGCATAAAGCTGTTGAAATCCGGGGCTACCGAGCCGGGTGCCACAAAAACCCTTCAAGCCAATGCCCGCCCTATGCACGGATTAGAGCGGTTCTGGTCCGGCCCTCTCGGCTACAGCCGGAGTTGTCCACTTAACCACAGGCCTGTTCCCTAAAGTTATCCACAGCTGTGGAGACTGTCGTTGCTCCGGAGTCGGAAACGCCAGCTGGGGCTGTCAGACCGGGCATCGCAGTCTGAACTACAGCCATGTAAGTTACCAACAGTGTGGATAACCCCTGTGGACAACTTGGGAGACTGACACGGACGGCCGTTGAGGCTTGGTTCGAGCGCGTAGGGCAGCTTGGGGAAACATCGCCAGAAACAGCGCAGGCGATCGGCGGACGGGGTGTCGGCCGGCGGGGTGTCGGCGGCCTGGCGCCCCGTCAGCGCGCCTGGAGTGGCTGCCGCCTGGGCGGCTTGGCGCCCCGTCCGCGGGACGCCAGGGCGGCGGGGCAGGCAAGTGGCGGGGCAGTCACACCACTGCAGTTGGGCCCGGGAAGGGGAGCCGGACAGTGCCGGTTCCGGTCAGGTGCTGGCGACCCGGAGGGCGCTGACTGCGATCAGCAGCGCGAGAACCAGCACCAGGCCGGCTGCCTGCAGGAGCCCTTGCCGCGGCCCGCGCGGGGTATAGGCGATAACGGCTGCGCACAGCGCGCCGGTGACCAGGCCGCCCAGGTGGGCCTGCCACGCGATCTGCGGAACCAGGAATCCGATGACGCCATTGATGGCAATCAACACCCAGAGTTGCCTGGTATCGCCGCCGCGGTGGCGCTGGACCACGAGCATGGCGCCGAAGAGGCCGAATATCGCGCCGGAGGCACCGACCACGCCGCTCACGGGCTGGCCGGGGATGTAGTCGGGCGTCAGCAGGAGGTATCCGACGGATCCGCCGAAGGCGGAGAGCAGATACACCGCCAGGAAGCGGATCCGGCCCAGGAGAGGTTCCAGGGCCTGCCCGAACATCCACAGCATGTACATGTTGAGCGCGATGTGGAGGATGAAACTCTGGGAATGGAGGAAGGCTGACGTCAGCATCCGCCAGGGTTCGAACACTCCGAACTCGGGGCCGGCATAGACGGTGGCGAACGCCAGATTCTGATAGATCCCGCCATTAGGGACCAGCCACTGGAGCACAAAGACCAGGGCGCACAGCCCGATGATGAGGAAGGTAACCATCGGACGGCCGGTGGCTACGGCGCCGCCATAGACAGTCTTGACGCTCGGCGTCGTACGTCTTGTTTCGTTGACACAGTCAACGCATTGGAACCCGACGGCGGCCGCCCGCTGGCAGTCGGGGCACGCAGGGCGCCCGCATCGCTGGCAGCGCACATAGGCTGGCCGGTCCGGGTGCCGGGGGCACACCGGGATCTGCGCGGACGGCTCTGCCGCCGGAATTCCGTAGCTCATGGCCTGGGCTTAAAGCTTTTCAACGTCAATGCTGTTGATGGTGACGTCCTCGACGGGGCGGTCGCCCATGCCGGTACGGACACCCTCGATGGCGTCAACAACCTTTTTGGATTCCTCGTCGGCCACCTCGCCGAAGATGCTGTGCTTGCCCTGCAGCCAGCCGGTGGGGATGGTGGTGATGAAGAACTGCGAACCGTTGGTGCCCTTGCCCATCTGGATGCCGGCGTTGGCCATGGCCAGCTTGTACGGCGCGTTGAAGGTGAGTTCCGGGTGGATCTCATCGTCGAACTTGTACCCCGGTCCGCCGACCCCGCGGCCCAGGGGGTCGCCGGCCTGGATCATGAAGTCCTTGATGATGCGGTGGAAGATGGTGCCGTCGTACAGCGGTGTGCCCGTCTTGTCCTCGCCCGTCTCGGGGTGGGTCCAGGGCTTCTCACCGGTGGCCAGCCCGACGAAGTTTTCAACGGTCTTGGGGGCATGGTTACCGAAGAGGTTTACGACGATGTCGCCCAGGCTCGTGTGGATGGTTGCTTTTGCAGTTGCGATGGCAGTCATGGGCCTATTCTTCCATGGCAGGCCAATACACACAGGGCCGGTCCGCCAGTTCCGCGCTGGGTGAAATCGGGCCGGAATCAGGCCGAAGAATAGCCGGTGAGGGCTGGGACACGTAGGCTAACTTGAGAACCGTCACATTAATCGGGAGGTAGTTGTGAAGAAAACGGAACGTATTGCCCGTGAGCTGGAGCAGTCGGTCAGCACCGGCGTAGAGAACGCCAAGGACTGGGCAGCCCCGCGGGTTGAAGCCGCAGTCAGCTGGGCCGTTCCGCGCCTGCAGCAGGGCCTGGACACCGCTTCTCCCAAGATCCAGGAGGGGCTCAAGTCGGCGGCCCTCAATCTAGCTGACGGCGTTGCCACGGTAACCCCGCGCCTCCAGGGCGGACTGGCGCAGCTCGCACCCAGGATCCACGACGCCGTTGAAGGCGCCACCCCGCGGCTCCACGAGGCGCTGGACAAGGCGACGCCGGTGATCGCGAACGCACGGGACCGGGTCGTCGTCGAATACCTGCCCAGGCTCTCGGACCAGATCGGCTACGCTTCCGAAGCGGTGCACCGGACGCTCGAGGGCGCCCCGGCCCATGTCGACGCCGTCGCCCAGAAACTCGGCGATGTGGGAATCATCCACGCCGTCCAGGAACAGGCAAAAACGGCCGGCAGCCACCTCAAGGTGGCTACGAACGGGGCCGGCAAGGTCGTGGGCGGCGAACTTGCCAAGCCGCAGAAGCCCAGGCGCCGCGGACTGCTCATCTTCGGTGTGATCGCCGCTGCCGTCGCCGCAGGGGTCGCCGCTTGGAAGGCGTCTCAGCCGGTCGAGGATCCGTGGAAGACCCCGGCGCCCGTTACGCCTGCTCCGGTTCCTGCCACCACTGTTAATGAGGCCAAGGACACCGCCGACATGGCAGCAGCTGCCGCAGCGGAAAAGTCAGCGGATGCCTCGAGTGGTGGCGCGCCGGCGGTTGCCGTTGGCGATGCCACGGATACAGCCCAGCGGGCGGCGGTGGACGCGGCCGAGGACAACACGGACGCCGACGCCAAAGTTGCCACGGATGCCAAGACCGCGGTCCGGAACATTGCCGCGAGCCGCAACAATGACGGAGACAAGAACACCGGTAAGTAAAGCGGGCCGCCTTTCGGCTGCACGGAAAGGGAGGGATACCGCCAGTGGCGGCGTCCCTCCCTTTTGTTTGTGTGCCATGTGCATTCCTGCGGACCTGGTTTACCCTCCGCCGTTTGATTACCTGCCCGGAGCACTCCCGCTCCCGGGAGGAAAAATCGGTATCGGTGCTAAATTTGAGGTGATGTCAGCCGATAGATCCTCAGAGGATGCTTTACACGATGCCGTGCCGCCACCGGCCATATCCATTGTTATTCCCGCCTACAACGAGGAAAGCGTCATCCGGCAGTGCCTGATCGCTGCGGTTTACCAGTCCGTGCCCGCCCACGAAATCATCGTGGTGGATAACATGTCCAAGGACCGCACGGCCGGGATCGTCCGCCAGATGCAGCTGGAGTACCCGGAGAGCCCCATTATCCTGCTGAGCCAGGACCGGGACCAGGGCCTGATTCCCACCCGCAACTTCGGCCTGGACCATGCCACGGGTGACATCCTTGGCCGGATCGATGCCGATTCCGTTCTCGAGCCGGACTGGGTGGAGCAGGTCCAGCAGGCGTTCGCGGACCAGTCGGTGCACGCGGCCACGGGTCCGGTGGTCTACTACGACATGCCGATGCGGCGCTTTGGCCTCAAGGCGGACGACAAGATGCGCCAGCTGATGCTCAAGCTGGCCAAGCACCAGTACCACTTCCTGTTCGGATCGAACATGGCCCTTCGGCGCTCCGCTTGGGAACTGATCCGCGACGAGACCTGTCGGGATGAAAAGGACGAGATGCATGAGGACATCGATCTCTCCTTGCATCTCGCCGACCATGAGCTCCGGATTCAGTACTGGCCCCAGATGGTCTCCGGGATGTCCGCGCGCCGGCTCGAGGATTCGCCCCGGGACTACCGCTACTACGTGACGCGCTTCGACCGTA harbors:
- a CDS encoding protein kinase, producing the protein MRPTSGITLGGRFQLTTRIAIGGMGEVWKAKDLILGRIVAIKVLKEEYTGDPGFLQRFRAEARHTALLNHVGIANVFDYGEEEGSAYLVMELVPGQPLSSIIEHEQVLSPDRTLSMIAQTARALSVAHAQGLVHRDIKPGNLLIMPDGRVKVTDFGIARLADQVPLTQTGQVMGTAQYLAPEQATGQTATGASDIYSLGVIGYECLTGHRPFSGESQIAIALAQVNDAPPPLPETLSKPVRALLMSMLAKDPKNRPADAIKLSEAAEAIRNGDIAAAHAAVPGMLLFEAATGPITAPVGIPTAATNVIGASAAEDRTTSATSALPVVGAAGAGAAAGLAAGAAAASAYGARNTLSRADALAAERQWVQEDDDYDEPGDEPARRGRSPWTWPLIALILLVLFALVGVILTQAGILFPTQAPSSSNAVATSSSPTRSTPTTSPTSQSPSPTTSSATPTESTPAAINLIPDAYRGRQYNEVRNELNGRGLQVTGVEVFNAAAPGTVIDIDPSGPVERGSTITVSYSKGPQMVSVPAIPSGASEAEVQQAIEGAGLRWVKGADVRPSNRNEDPGTFVSSEPAQGQRVEAGSVVTYHLAAEEAPTSSPTRSTRP
- the pknB gene encoding Stk1 family PASTA domain-containing Ser/Thr kinase translates to MSTSPRTPSHREDRGPVNTQRVLSGRYELGELIGRGGMADVFRGTDTRLGRTVAVKLLRPDLARDPQFQARFKREAQAVAALNHPSIVAVYDTGDHAVPGDHDDSVRVPYIVMELVSGKTIRDLVRAKEVSIDQAIDFTLGVLSALDYSHKAGIVHRDIKPANVMFCPDSNGIKVMDFGIARAMADSSATMTQTQAVVGTAQYLSPEQARGETVDARSDLYSAGCLLYEMLTGRPPFVGDSPVSVAYQHVREIPELASSLNPEISDALDSVLMKALQKNRADRFQDAAAFRRALRAARNGVGVAPLAASEAPTDPNDTVPTPESTPTAVFPMTGARFLDDVPGGRLRPGQGIPGQQDALTGQAADSYGPSDTDSLPLVLPVERAREHSIRQKSRRRTWIATLMVLAVLVLSGGGLWLFNVINQAPPPVVKVDVPSVASLTESEALQKLYDAGLKPRISRTQHDTVAKGTAIGTVPAAGTSLEPNAEITLNISDGPSVVAIPADLPGRTEAAARDVLRQKGLVGAPTTIMNNSPTVPGGLVITTKPAPGQPVAVGSTVELVVSTGKVAVPQLIGLPLAEADGAAKALGLTLSVTEVENSQVEPGKITAQSDAPEALVEQGKVIAVTVAKAPPPPAPSPTPTPTATKDSK
- a CDS encoding aminodeoxychorismate/anthranilate synthase component II yields the protein MSTTKILVVDNYDSFVYTLVGYLQELGAETTVVRNDDVTLAEAIEMAETRDGVLVSPGPGAPADAGVCIELIKWCGGRSKPMLGVCLGHQALAEAYGGTVTHAPELMHGKTSLVEHHGSSVFAGVPSPFTATRYHSLAAVRESIPAVLEITAETGTGVVMGLQHRDAPLCGVQFHPESVLTEGGYQMLGNWLESLGMAGAAQRAAALSPLIKH
- a CDS encoding class E sortase, translated to MQDRAADGRARGAGGRISTGIRLLGELLITAGVVLVLFIGWQLWWTNVESAATQREVVEDFARQVNASPVQGDGPGVQGSPAVPSDAAAGYGPAITSSEPAVGATIGILYVPRFGADYSRPIVQGTDPAVLDTLGIGHYAGTSMPGAAGNFAVAGHRQTHGAVLDNIDALVPGDRIYVQTRDGFYAYVFRNSEIVLPDRTDVLLPVPAQPAATPTEGYLTMTSCNPRFGSQERFVAYARLEQWHPGSAGPPADIAAQVQRTMREG
- a CDS encoding cell division protein CrgA — encoded protein: MPESKPRKRIARESQQSSVDRNKPNAVWFKPVMFGLMIIGLLWIITFYISEAAFPVGAWGSWNIVAGFGIAIVGFLMTTRWRS
- a CDS encoding DNA-3-methyladenine glycosylase I, translated to MTPGATSTIMGDDGLARPPWASVDPMLREYYDTEWGLPVRDEQGLYERISLEAFQAGLSWATILRKRPAFRAAFRNFDPDAVAAFGPADVERLMLDAGIVRNRLKIQAAITHARATIALRDDGGLVDFVWQFQPDSTPSPTSHEQIPTTSLESIALSKALRKRGFAFVGPTTMYALMEAIGMVDTHLVDSHRRGSSGVWPS
- a CDS encoding rhomboid family intramembrane serine protease, with amino-acid sequence MSYGIPAAEPSAQIPVCPRHPDRPAYVRCQRCGRPACPDCQRAAAVGFQCVDCVNETRRTTPSVKTVYGGAVATGRPMVTFLIIGLCALVFVLQWLVPNGGIYQNLAFATVYAGPEFGVFEPWRMLTSAFLHSQSFILHIALNMYMLWMFGQALEPLLGRIRFLAVYLLSAFGGSVGYLLLTPDYIPGQPVSGVVGASGAIFGLFGAMLVVQRHRGGDTRQLWVLIAINGVIGFLVPQIAWQAHLGGLVTGALCAAVIAYTPRGPRQGLLQAAGLVLVLALLIAVSALRVAST
- a CDS encoding peptidylprolyl isomerase, coding for MTAIATAKATIHTSLGDIVVNLFGNHAPKTVENFVGLATGEKPWTHPETGEDKTGTPLYDGTIFHRIIKDFMIQAGDPLGRGVGGPGYKFDDEIHPELTFNAPYKLAMANAGIQMGKGTNGSQFFITTIPTGWLQGKHSIFGEVADEESKKVVDAIEGVRTGMGDRPVEDVTINSIDVEKL
- a CDS encoding glycosyltransferase family 2 protein → MSADRSSEDALHDAVPPPAISIVIPAYNEESVIRQCLIAAVYQSVPAHEIIVVDNMSKDRTAGIVRQMQLEYPESPIILLSQDRDQGLIPTRNFGLDHATGDILGRIDADSVLEPDWVEQVQQAFADQSVHAATGPVVYYDMPMRRFGLKADDKMRQLMLKLAKHQYHFLFGSNMALRRSAWELIRDETCRDEKDEMHEDIDLSLHLADHELRIQYWPQMVSGMSARRLEDSPRDYRYYVTRFDRTYKAHNVKKMALKAPMVVFFSVYFPAKLLRAIHTVNTAQPARRGGQ